From one Deltaproteobacteria bacterium genomic stretch:
- a CDS encoding Gfo/Idh/MocA family oxidoreductase: MSDVAIGLIGLGYWGEKLLRTFRNTAGLRVEAVCDGDVARVRAVGDNLRACADAAALCADPEVTAVAVATPPATHFELARMALRAGKHCWVEKPLALRAVEARELVTLAAAHSVTLFVDETFLYDPLVRRAKEWITTGRLGRLYHLSFERLGMGRIRRDSNVWWNSAPHDLAILRYLVPTDVATIRVEQFSYIQPKIADMAVATIRLSDGVSAHVYLSWLSPVKAARVVAVGSRGMWHFEGRFGQRKLTFFDYAVADPASVQGNVIPTSDCKPSEVIAGGDEEPLALAAAAFVESVRSGSPAPSAGEYSARVVELLEAAEG; encoded by the coding sequence GTGAGTGACGTGGCGATCGGATTGATTGGGCTGGGCTACTGGGGCGAAAAGCTGCTGCGAACCTTTCGCAATACGGCGGGGCTCCGTGTCGAGGCAGTCTGCGACGGCGATGTGGCGCGCGTACGCGCGGTGGGCGACAACCTGCGCGCCTGCGCCGACGCCGCCGCGCTGTGTGCTGACCCGGAAGTGACCGCGGTGGCGGTCGCCACGCCGCCAGCGACGCACTTCGAGCTGGCGCGCATGGCGTTGCGCGCGGGGAAACATTGCTGGGTCGAGAAGCCGCTGGCGCTGCGTGCGGTCGAGGCGCGTGAACTCGTGACCCTCGCCGCTGCGCACAGCGTCACGCTGTTTGTCGACGAGACCTTTCTCTACGACCCGCTGGTGCGGCGCGCGAAAGAGTGGATCACCACCGGCCGGCTCGGTCGCCTGTACCATCTCTCATTCGAACGATTGGGGATGGGTCGCATTCGGCGCGACTCGAACGTGTGGTGGAACTCCGCGCCGCACGATCTGGCTATCCTGCGCTACCTAGTACCGACGGATGTTGCGACGATTCGTGTCGAACAGTTCAGTTACATCCAACCAAAGATCGCCGACATGGCGGTGGCGACGATCCGGTTGAGCGACGGCGTGTCGGCGCATGTGTACTTGAGCTGGCTGTCGCCGGTGAAAGCCGCGCGCGTCGTCGCCGTTGGCTCGAGAGGCATGTGGCACTTCGAAGGCCGCTTCGGCCAGCGCAAGCTGACGTTCTTCGACTACGCCGTCGCCGATCCGGCGAGCGTGCAAGGCAACGTTATCCCAACTTCTGACTGCAAGCCCAGTGAAGTCATCGCCGGAGGTGACGAAGAGCCGCTGGCGCTCGCCGCCGCGGCGTTTGTCGAGTCGGTGCGATCAGGATCGCCCGCGCCCAGCGCCGGGGAGTATTCAGCCCGCGTAGTCGAGTTGCTGGAGGCAGCGGAGGGGTGA
- a CDS encoding DUF4215 domain-containing protein — translation MRRRSAAVLISLTLAVPAVAWAAAGDLDPTFGNGGIVRGTSGWIAALVVQPDGKVVAVGSTAEGTALGRYNADGSVDTTFGTNGLAILPSSPVYGGFASALVLQPDGKLVAGGALGKSQTDQDFALVRCNPDGTLDSTFGSNGVVVTPITSQAEYVTTLALQPDGKLLAAGYALSPAKRFRFGVVRYNPDGSLDRSFGRGGIVLTQIGLNDYAETIVAQPDGRIVVAGTSCDAKRCTSSLERLTSAGRRDYTFGRVGIVRSIANGIEDLVLQPDGKLVGLGPESGVGGYLQRYNTDGTLDTTFGAGGVSSANFVSGGHALVRRANGTFAVLGTSASVLTPRDTSFRLSRYTADGNWDSLYGSDGVMTTNIGTDWDWPTALVQQPDGKLVAGGTSRLGSGIGDWVLVRYQDGDCGSGSVDPGEECDDGNLTDADGCDANCTVTRCGNGVVTAGEECDDGNNDDHDGCKSNCTLNTCGDAVVRTGIEQCDDGNAIEDDGCNSVCVRVGCGDGVLGLTEECDDGNTVNGDGCDSSCRTELCGNGRVEGNEACDDGNTVDGDGCQANCTWSLVYDAVLSSIRMPIAIQLTATRAEVNKDLRLVVRDGAGPLPSGHTIRLVSSDGDCPAGTVAQSPNDSVSIHVTRTAFPNATKEIPQRCTLTFSVHAEPQDVTEPTPENNVVSVELNVLDGTVPSVATQTRFVLRSLNSIRATILRGWDSLPAIVSLDVTTAKSGVGTPQPTREISITIQDGTCPSGMLENGPFVLGTLGTTIAGRPPRSRAHQFVNLTLSKDGFHAASANSPARCTALVTATSPGVDSEAQQTTRLTIDVVDQNDF, via the coding sequence ATGAGGCGACGAAGCGCTGCGGTACTCATCTCCTTGACGCTGGCTGTGCCGGCGGTCGCGTGGGCGGCAGCGGGCGACCTGGACCCAACCTTCGGCAACGGTGGGATCGTTCGCGGTACATCGGGCTGGATTGCAGCCCTTGTCGTTCAACCCGACGGCAAGGTGGTCGCGGTCGGGTCGACGGCTGAAGGGACTGCGCTTGGTCGCTACAACGCGGACGGCAGCGTAGATACGACGTTCGGCACAAATGGGCTTGCGATCTTGCCCAGTTCGCCAGTCTATGGAGGCTTCGCGAGCGCACTCGTGCTTCAGCCGGACGGCAAGCTCGTCGCGGGTGGGGCCCTAGGGAAAAGTCAGACTGACCAAGACTTTGCCCTCGTTCGCTGCAACCCCGATGGGACCTTGGACTCGACGTTTGGCAGTAACGGCGTTGTCGTCACGCCGATTACAAGTCAGGCGGAATATGTGACCACTCTGGCGCTGCAACCCGATGGCAAACTGCTGGCGGCCGGATATGCATTGTCCCCTGCCAAGCGATTCAGGTTTGGCGTCGTGCGCTACAATCCAGACGGCAGCCTAGACCGATCCTTCGGTAGAGGCGGAATCGTCCTTACCCAGATTGGATTGAATGACTATGCGGAGACGATTGTCGCCCAGCCCGATGGCCGAATCGTCGTAGCCGGAACCTCTTGCGACGCCAAAAGGTGTACCTCCTCGCTCGAACGTCTGACGTCGGCTGGCCGCCGCGACTACACATTTGGCCGCGTCGGAATCGTAAGATCGATTGCGAACGGAATCGAGGATTTGGTGCTGCAACCGGATGGCAAGTTGGTAGGACTCGGACCTGAGTCGGGAGTTGGAGGGTACCTGCAACGCTACAACACGGATGGAACGCTCGACACGACCTTCGGGGCGGGCGGTGTTTCGAGCGCAAATTTTGTGAGCGGTGGCCACGCGTTGGTGCGGCGGGCCAATGGAACTTTTGCGGTTCTTGGAACGTCTGCAAGCGTCTTGACCCCGCGCGATACGAGTTTCCGTCTCTCCCGCTATACGGCCGACGGCAACTGGGACTCGTTGTATGGCAGCGATGGCGTGATGACAACGAACATCGGAACCGACTGGGACTGGCCCACCGCCCTCGTGCAGCAGCCCGATGGCAAGCTCGTCGCGGGCGGAACATCGAGGCTTGGGTCTGGGATCGGCGATTGGGTGCTTGTTCGCTATCAGGACGGTGACTGCGGTAGTGGCAGTGTCGACCCTGGAGAAGAGTGCGACGACGGTAACCTGACCGACGCCGACGGCTGCGATGCCAACTGCACGGTGACGCGATGCGGCAACGGCGTTGTGACCGCGGGTGAGGAATGCGACGACGGCAACAACGATGATCACGACGGGTGCAAGAGCAACTGCACGCTGAATACGTGCGGTGACGCCGTGGTCCGCACCGGGATCGAGCAGTGTGACGACGGCAACGCGATCGAAGACGACGGCTGCAACTCCGTGTGCGTCCGCGTCGGCTGCGGCGACGGCGTGCTCGGCCTCACCGAAGAGTGTGACGACGGCAACACCGTCAACGGCGACGGTTGCGACTCGAGCTGTCGCACCGAGCTATGCGGCAACGGGCGAGTCGAAGGGAACGAGGCGTGCGACGACGGCAATACGGTGGACGGCGACGGGTGCCAGGCCAACTGTACCTGGTCGCTCGTCTATGATGCGGTGCTCTCGTCAATCAGGATGCCGATTGCAATCCAACTCACGGCGACGCGTGCAGAGGTCAACAAGGACCTCCGCCTAGTGGTGCGGGATGGCGCCGGTCCACTGCCGAGCGGGCACACGATTCGGCTGGTGAGCAGCGACGGAGACTGCCCGGCTGGAACCGTTGCGCAATCTCCGAACGATAGTGTCAGCATCCACGTGACCCGAACTGCCTTCCCCAACGCGACCAAAGAAATCCCCCAGCGCTGCACGCTCACGTTCAGCGTTCACGCAGAACCGCAAGACGTGACAGAGCCGACACCGGAGAACAATGTCGTAAGTGTGGAGCTCAACGTGCTCGACGGCACGGTCCCATCGGTGGCGACGCAGACCCGGTTCGTCCTTAGGAGCCTCAACTCAATACGTGCGACGATTCTGCGAGGCTGGGACAGTCTGCCTGCTATTGTTTCGCTTGACGTTACCACGGCGAAAAGTGGTGTTGGCACGCCCCAGCCGACTCGTGAGATCAGCATCACGATCCAAGACGGGACCTGTCCGTCAGGCATGCTTGAGAACGGTCCCTTCGTTTTGGGGACCTTGGGCACCACAATTGCCGGGCGCCCGCCCAGGTCGCGCGCGCACCAGTTTGTCAACCTGACGTTGAGCAAGGATGGCTTTCACGCGGCCTCAGCCAACTCGCCAGCGCGTTGCACTGCGCTCGTGACCGCGACATCGCCGGGGGTTGATTCCGAGGCTCAACAAACGACCCGATTGACGATCGACGTGGTTGATCAGAACGATTTCTAG
- a CDS encoding type II toxin-antitoxin system Phd/YefM family antitoxin: MPHCVPAHGRFIVTTRISLQEAQTKLPELIHHLHEGAEVVITEDSQPVARLLPAVGAGPRKPPRPGTLRGTVLYMAPDFDAPLDDFEEYME, from the coding sequence ATGCCACACTGCGTTCCAGCTCATGGGAGGTTCATCGTGACGACGCGCATCTCGCTTCAGGAGGCCCAGACCAAGCTACCCGAGTTGATCCACCATCTGCACGAAGGGGCGGAGGTGGTCATTACCGAGGACAGTCAGCCGGTGGCCCGCCTCCTTCCTGCCGTTGGTGCGGGCCCGCGAAAGCCACCGCGGCCCGGGACACTGCGCGGCACGGTGTTGTACATGGCCCCGGACTTCGATGCGCCGCTCGATGATTTCGAGGAATACATGGAGTGA
- a CDS encoding BamA/TamA family outer membrane protein — MRTASRHPRWWSLAAAAVLLNLAAASTTRAFLELTKNATLVPVPEVTTDPNEGVTVGVLPVVLISNDQQQLRSIVAPDIRYNDITGVYPSLRFFDYPTAKQKLLLQGGKATKIGEYFEAMYSGEDLLDGWLDARVQGLHENDPFERFFGFGNETTQSAETNYTSDTGGLSGSLGVNLPYHLQATTRTRWRVVRLRKGGIDSITQLVGDPQYAQTPGIDGATVVGQRFGLRYDTRDFSDIPTEGVLADSGIEVIDQALGSSASYVKYGLEGRSFLPLKRDKQFVLATQAVLDYIQGGDRAPFYDRSPLGGMRSFRGAGSNRYIDNNRCFLRSELRSNVWQPAFLVEQFKVHGHIEVAPFFELGRVFNSSRTFPLQDPHAAGGLGFRAVIAPQVVAYVDFASTGGGPSVFTGVDYPF; from the coding sequence GTGCGCACGGCATCTCGACATCCGCGCTGGTGGTCGCTGGCCGCAGCCGCAGTGCTGCTCAACCTCGCGGCGGCGTCTACCACTCGGGCGTTCCTTGAATTGACGAAGAACGCCACCTTGGTGCCGGTTCCAGAGGTCACCACCGATCCGAACGAAGGCGTGACCGTCGGCGTCTTGCCCGTCGTGCTGATCTCCAACGACCAACAGCAACTGCGCAGCATCGTCGCCCCCGACATCCGCTACAACGACATCACCGGGGTGTATCCGTCGCTGCGGTTCTTCGACTACCCGACCGCCAAACAGAAACTCCTCCTGCAAGGCGGCAAGGCCACTAAGATCGGCGAGTACTTCGAGGCGATGTACTCCGGCGAGGATCTACTCGACGGATGGCTCGACGCGCGCGTGCAAGGCCTCCACGAGAACGATCCCTTCGAACGATTCTTCGGCTTCGGCAACGAAACCACGCAGAGTGCCGAGACCAATTACACGTCAGACACGGGCGGTCTCTCCGGCTCGCTCGGCGTGAACCTGCCGTATCATCTGCAAGCGACGACGCGCACGCGTTGGCGGGTGGTGCGTCTGCGCAAGGGCGGGATCGATAGCATCACGCAGTTGGTCGGCGATCCGCAGTACGCACAGACCCCGGGGATCGACGGGGCAACGGTGGTGGGCCAGCGCTTCGGCCTGCGCTACGACACGCGCGACTTCAGCGATATTCCCACCGAAGGCGTCTTGGCCGACAGCGGTATCGAAGTGATCGATCAGGCGCTCGGCAGTTCGGCGTCGTATGTGAAGTACGGACTCGAAGGCCGCTCGTTCTTACCGCTCAAGCGCGACAAGCAATTCGTCTTGGCCACCCAGGCGGTGCTCGACTACATCCAAGGGGGCGACCGCGCGCCGTTCTACGATCGCAGCCCGCTGGGCGGCATGCGCAGCTTTCGCGGCGCCGGCAGCAATCGCTACATCGACAACAATCGCTGCTTTCTGCGCAGCGAGCTACGCAGCAACGTGTGGCAGCCGGCGTTTCTGGTCGAGCAGTTCAAAGTCCACGGCCACATCGAGGTGGCGCCGTTCTTCGAGCTCGGGCGCGTGTTCAACTCCTCGCGCACGTTTCCGTTGCAAGACCCGCACGCCGCCGGCGGCCTCGGCTTCCGCGCCGTGATCGCGCCGCAAGTCGTCGCCTACGTCGACTTCGCCAGCACCGGCGGCGGCCCGAGCGTGTTTACGGGGGTGGATTATCCGTTCTGA
- a CDS encoding HAMP domain-containing histidine kinase — protein sequence MTKAEPTPEESRVQTLLLLRWVLIIATSYLLLFSRLQQATPAVALFVAGYFASNLALTSLLPRMRSRRVIDVAVVLFDTVAICFGLVLTGNVTHDFFLLYFLIMFIAALTERLGLVVGAAVLACLVHLMTLSRFVAVGDLVANGYLLRIPFFLVVALFFGHLVEDEGRARERARLEFVSTVSHDLKSPLGVIQSIAELLLDDAAGALTNDQAQLVQRIRASAHHLIALSHNLLNKARIDAGRLTLQPTPEDLANLVANAVERARCAGDLKGITLKCSAATDLPIVQIDTAYIERVVSNLLDNAIKFTPRGGMVDASVSREGDQLVLRVADTGRGIAAAELPSLFERDHRRAQSSREGSGFGLFIVQAIVSAHGGAVEMESDPGRGTTATVRLPIAALRAERSSPPSRWWRILRNDAEPVAPA from the coding sequence ATGACCAAGGCTGAGCCGACGCCCGAAGAATCCAGAGTGCAGACCCTGCTTCTGCTGCGCTGGGTGCTCATCATTGCGACATCCTATCTGTTGCTGTTCAGTCGACTCCAACAAGCGACTCCGGCGGTCGCGCTCTTCGTCGCCGGGTATTTCGCGTCCAACCTGGCATTGACTTCTCTGCTCCCGCGAATGCGTTCGCGTCGCGTGATCGACGTCGCAGTGGTCCTCTTCGACACCGTGGCGATTTGCTTCGGGTTGGTGCTTACCGGCAACGTCACCCACGACTTCTTCCTGCTCTACTTCCTGATCATGTTCATAGCCGCGCTCACCGAACGGCTGGGGCTGGTGGTTGGGGCGGCGGTGCTTGCCTGCCTCGTGCATTTGATGACGCTGTCGCGTTTCGTCGCGGTCGGCGATTTGGTCGCGAATGGCTACCTTCTGCGCATCCCCTTCTTCCTCGTCGTGGCGCTGTTTTTCGGTCATCTCGTCGAGGATGAAGGACGGGCGCGCGAGCGCGCGCGTCTGGAGTTCGTGTCGACCGTCAGCCACGATCTCAAGAGTCCGCTGGGGGTGATTCAATCGATCGCCGAACTGCTGCTCGACGACGCCGCTGGCGCACTCACGAACGACCAAGCGCAACTGGTCCAGCGCATTCGCGCCAGCGCGCATCATCTCATCGCGCTTTCGCACAACCTGTTAAACAAGGCCCGCATCGACGCCGGCCGTCTGACGCTGCAACCGACGCCAGAAGACCTCGCAAACCTCGTTGCCAATGCCGTGGAGCGCGCCCGCTGCGCCGGCGATCTCAAGGGCATCACGCTCAAGTGTTCGGCGGCGACCGATCTGCCGATCGTGCAGATCGATACGGCGTACATCGAGCGTGTGGTGTCCAATCTGCTCGACAACGCCATCAAGTTCACGCCGCGCGGGGGGATGGTGGATGCGTCGGTGTCTCGAGAGGGCGACCAGCTCGTCCTCAGGGTCGCCGATACGGGCCGCGGCATTGCGGCCGCGGAACTACCCTCCTTGTTCGAGAGAGATCATCGCCGCGCACAATCGAGTCGGGAGGGCTCAGGGTTTGGACTCTTCATCGTGCAGGCCATCGTCAGCGCCCATGGCGGCGCGGTTGAGATGGAAAGTGACCCGGGGCGAGGGACGACCGCGACCGTGCGGCTTCCAATTGCGGCGCTGCGGGCGGAGCGGTCATCCCCACCGTCCCGCTGGTGGCGGATCTTGCGCAATGACGCCGAACCCGTTGCGCCGGCTTAG